In a genomic window of Nocardiopsis mwathae:
- a CDS encoding phosphoglycerate kinase, with protein sequence MRTIDDLDVSGKRVFVRADLNVPIDGDRITDDGRIRAALPTIAKLRERGARVIVAAHLGRPKGAPDPQYTLRPVAVRLGELLGTEVAFAADTAGDSAAAVTAALVDGEVALLENLRFEAGETSKDDAERGAFADRLAALADLYVGDGFGAVHRRHASVYDLPRRLPHAVGGLVLAEVEVLRRLTTDPERPYAVVLGGAKVSDKLDVIDNLIDTADRLIIGGGMVFTFLKAQGYEVGGSLLEADQVETVRGYLRRARDKGVEIVLPVDVVAAESFSADAPHGPVDADAIPADRMGLDIGPKSVELFAAKLADTRTIFWNGPMGVFEMEPYSHGTRGLAEALVGSGAFTVVGGGDSAAAVRALGFDEKAFGHISTGGGASLEYLEGKTLPGIQALDD encoded by the coding sequence ATGCGGACGATCGACGACCTCGACGTCTCCGGCAAGCGCGTGTTCGTCCGGGCCGACCTTAACGTCCCCATCGACGGTGACCGCATCACCGACGACGGCCGGATCCGCGCCGCCCTGCCCACCATCGCCAAGCTGCGTGAGCGGGGTGCCCGCGTCATCGTCGCCGCCCACCTCGGCCGTCCCAAGGGCGCGCCCGACCCCCAGTACACGCTGCGCCCCGTGGCCGTCCGGCTCGGCGAGCTCCTGGGCACCGAGGTCGCCTTCGCGGCGGACACCGCCGGTGACTCCGCCGCCGCGGTGACCGCCGCCCTGGTCGACGGCGAGGTCGCGCTGCTGGAGAACCTGCGCTTCGAGGCGGGGGAGACCAGCAAGGACGATGCCGAGCGCGGCGCCTTCGCCGACCGCCTGGCCGCCCTCGCCGACCTGTACGTCGGCGACGGCTTCGGCGCCGTGCACCGCAGGCACGCCAGCGTCTACGACCTGCCCCGGCGGCTCCCGCACGCCGTCGGCGGGCTGGTGCTCGCCGAGGTCGAGGTGCTGCGCAGGCTGACCACCGACCCCGAGCGGCCCTACGCCGTGGTCCTGGGCGGTGCGAAGGTCTCCGACAAGCTCGACGTCATCGACAACCTGATCGACACCGCCGACCGCCTCATCATCGGCGGCGGCATGGTGTTCACCTTCCTCAAGGCCCAGGGGTACGAGGTCGGCGGCAGCCTGCTGGAGGCCGACCAGGTCGAGACGGTCCGGGGCTACCTGCGGCGCGCCCGGGACAAGGGCGTGGAGATCGTGCTTCCCGTGGACGTCGTCGCCGCGGAGTCGTTCTCCGCCGACGCCCCGCACGGGCCGGTCGACGCCGACGCCATCCCCGCCGACCGCATGGGTCTGGACATCGGGCCCAAGAGTGTCGAGCTCTTCGCCGCCAAGCTGGCCGACACCCGCACCATCTTCTGGAACGGCCCCATGGGCGTCTTCGAGATGGAACCCTATTCGCACGGCACCCGCGGCCTGGCCGAGGCGCTCGTCGGTTCCGGCGCGTTCACCGTCGTCGGCGGCGGGGACTCCGCCGCCGCCGTCCGCGCGCTCGGCTTCGACGAGAAGGCCTTCGGGCACATCTCGACCGGCGGCGGCGCGAGCCTGGAGTACCTGGAGGGCAAGACCCTGCCGGGTATCCAGGCTCTCGACGACTGA
- the gap gene encoding type I glyceraldehyde-3-phosphate dehydrogenase, producing the protein MTIRVGVNGFGRIGRNFWRAVQAAGSEVEIVAVNDLTDNATLAHLLKYDTVLGTLDGDVAVDGDTIRVGNASVKAIEERDPARLPWGDLGVDVVIESTGRFTKAEDAKKHIAAGAKKVIISAPAKGEDLTVVMGVNDDKYDAARHHVLSNASCTTNCVAPMAKTLLDNFGIVKGLMTTTHAYTNDQVILDFPHSDLRRARAAAQNIIPTTTGAAKATALVLPELQGKLDGIAMRVPVPDGSVTDLVVELEREVTKDEVNAAFKAAAEGPLKQVLTYTEDPIVSSDIVGTAPSCTFDASLTMAFGSTVKVIGWYDNEWGYSNRLVDLAKLVGSSL; encoded by the coding sequence GTGACCATCCGTGTAGGCGTCAACGGATTCGGCCGGATCGGCCGCAACTTCTGGCGGGCGGTCCAGGCCGCCGGCAGCGAGGTGGAGATCGTCGCGGTCAACGACCTCACCGACAACGCCACGCTCGCTCACCTTCTCAAGTACGACACCGTCCTGGGCACCCTCGACGGCGACGTCGCGGTCGACGGCGACACCATCCGCGTCGGCAACGCCTCGGTCAAGGCCATCGAGGAGCGCGACCCGGCCCGGCTGCCGTGGGGCGACCTCGGCGTGGACGTCGTCATCGAGTCCACCGGCCGCTTCACCAAGGCGGAGGACGCCAAGAAGCACATCGCCGCCGGGGCCAAGAAGGTCATCATCTCCGCTCCGGCCAAGGGCGAAGACCTGACCGTGGTCATGGGCGTCAACGACGACAAGTACGACGCGGCCCGGCACCACGTGCTGTCCAACGCCTCGTGCACCACCAACTGCGTGGCGCCGATGGCCAAGACGCTGCTGGACAACTTCGGCATCGTCAAGGGTCTGATGACCACGACCCACGCGTACACCAACGACCAGGTCATCCTGGACTTCCCGCACTCCGACCTGCGCCGGGCGCGCGCCGCCGCGCAGAACATCATCCCGACCACCACGGGCGCCGCCAAGGCCACCGCCCTGGTGCTGCCGGAGCTGCAGGGCAAGCTCGACGGCATCGCCATGCGCGTCCCGGTGCCGGACGGCTCGGTCACCGACCTGGTGGTCGAGCTGGAGCGCGAGGTCACCAAGGACGAGGTCAACGCCGCCTTCAAGGCCGCCGCCGAGGGCCCGCTCAAGCAGGTGCTGACCTACACCGAGGACCCGATCGTCTCCTCCGACATCGTCGGCACCGCGCCCTCCTGCACCTTCGACGCCAGCCTGACCATGGCCTTCGGCAGCACCGTCAAGGTCATCGGCTGGTACGACAACGAGTGGGGCTACTCCAACCGCCTCGTGGACCTGGCCAAGCTGGTCGGCTCCAGCCTGTAA
- the hutU gene encoding urocanate hydratase, with product MTTHHATSGPRPVRAPRGTAISAKGWPQEAALRMLHNNLDPEVAEHPDDLVVYGGTGRAARDWRSFDRISASLRDLEADETLLVQSGRPVGIMRTHEWAPRVLIANSNLVGDWADWEEFRRLEALGLTMYGQMTAGSWIYIGTQGILQGTYETFGAVAAKLAGTGVGTLAGTITLTAGLGGMGGAQPLAVTMNDGVAIVVECDTSRIDRRIEHRYLDVRTDSIDEALRLAVEARDARRPLSIGLLGNAAEVLPEMLRRGAPIDIVTDQTSAHDPLAYLPAGVPFAEWHDYAAAKPQEFTERARASMARHVEAMVGFMDAGAEVFDYGNSIRGEAKLAGYTRAFDFPGFVPAYIRPLFCEGKGPFRWAALSGDPADIARTDRAVCDLFPENEHLTRWIRMAGQRVAYQGLPARICWLGQGERAAAGQRFNELVASGEISAPLAIGRDHLDTGSVASPYRETEGMKDGSDAIADWPLLNALVNTASGASWVSIHHGGGVGMGRSIHAGQVSVADGTELAAMKLERVLTNDPAMGVIRHVDAGYPEAEAVARQHGVRVPMSEG from the coding sequence ATGACGACCCACCACGCGACCTCCGGCCCGCGCCCCGTGCGCGCCCCGCGCGGCACCGCGATCTCGGCGAAGGGCTGGCCGCAGGAGGCCGCCCTGCGCATGCTCCACAACAACCTCGACCCCGAGGTCGCCGAGCACCCCGACGACCTCGTCGTCTACGGCGGCACCGGCCGCGCCGCCCGCGACTGGCGCAGCTTCGACCGCATCTCCGCCTCCCTGCGCGACCTGGAGGCCGACGAGACGCTGCTGGTCCAGTCCGGCCGACCCGTCGGCATCATGCGGACCCACGAGTGGGCACCGCGCGTCCTCATCGCCAACAGCAACCTCGTCGGTGACTGGGCCGACTGGGAGGAGTTCCGCCGCCTGGAGGCGCTCGGCCTGACCATGTACGGCCAGATGACCGCCGGATCCTGGATCTACATCGGCACCCAGGGCATCCTGCAGGGCACCTACGAGACCTTCGGGGCGGTCGCCGCCAAGCTCGCGGGAACCGGCGTCGGGACGCTGGCCGGGACCATCACACTGACCGCGGGCCTCGGCGGCATGGGCGGCGCCCAGCCGCTCGCCGTCACCATGAACGACGGCGTCGCCATCGTGGTGGAGTGCGACACCAGCCGCATCGACCGCCGCATCGAGCACCGCTACCTCGACGTGCGCACCGACAGCATCGACGAGGCGCTGCGCCTGGCCGTGGAGGCGCGCGACGCCCGCCGACCGCTCTCCATCGGCCTGCTGGGCAACGCCGCGGAAGTCCTGCCGGAGATGCTGCGCCGCGGCGCGCCCATCGACATCGTCACCGACCAGACCTCCGCCCACGACCCGCTGGCCTACCTGCCCGCCGGGGTGCCGTTCGCGGAGTGGCACGACTACGCCGCCGCCAAGCCCCAGGAGTTCACCGAGCGCGCCCGCGCCTCCATGGCCCGGCACGTCGAGGCGATGGTCGGCTTCATGGACGCCGGTGCCGAAGTCTTCGACTACGGCAACTCCATCCGGGGCGAGGCCAAACTGGCCGGGTACACCCGCGCCTTCGACTTCCCCGGCTTCGTCCCCGCCTACATCCGCCCGCTGTTCTGCGAGGGCAAGGGCCCGTTCCGATGGGCGGCGCTGTCCGGCGACCCCGCCGACATCGCCCGCACCGACCGGGCCGTCTGCGACCTGTTCCCCGAGAACGAGCACCTCACCCGGTGGATCCGCATGGCCGGGCAGCGCGTCGCCTACCAGGGGCTGCCCGCCCGCATCTGCTGGCTGGGCCAGGGCGAGCGCGCGGCCGCGGGGCAGCGCTTCAACGAGCTCGTCGCCTCCGGTGAGATCAGCGCCCCCCTGGCGATCGGCCGCGACCACCTCGACACCGGTTCGGTCGCCTCCCCCTACCGCGAAACCGAGGGGATGAAGGACGGCTCCGACGCGATCGCCGACTGGCCGCTGCTCAACGCTCTGGTCAACACCGCCTCCGGCGCGTCGTGGGTGTCCATCCACCACGGCGGCGGGGTCGGCATGGGACGCTCGATCCACGCCGGCCAGGTCAGTGTCGCCGACGGCACCGAACTGGCGGCGATGAAGCTGGAGCGGGTGCTCACCAACGATCCGGCCATGGGGGTCATCCGGCACGTCGACGCCGGCTACCCCGAGGCCGAAGCGGTCGCCCGGCAGCACGGGGTGCGCGTTCCGATGAGCGAGGGCTGA
- a CDS encoding methyltransferase domain-containing protein, producing the protein MSVIDGTRAFDDLAEFYRRYRPGYPRAALEHVTAYVHEGIAPHGRGPALLIDVGAGTGISARALRAAFGSEPEIVGVEPGEGMRAAAESEHGPGGPREAMDIRFRAGTAEELPAATGTAALVMAAQAAHWFDRPVFYAEAVRTLHPGGALALMANDRDWERSALVDDYESFIERHGDGYSRRYRDIDFTAELDRVDGLGDAVDTTTPWVRELDAEAFIGMALSTTMVRPIVRRMGRERITAELRALLEAHGAAERVELPYVTRLHLRRRHP; encoded by the coding sequence GTGAGTGTCATCGACGGCACCCGGGCGTTCGACGACCTGGCCGAGTTCTACCGGCGCTACCGGCCCGGGTACCCCCGGGCCGCGCTGGAGCACGTCACCGCCTACGTGCACGAGGGCATCGCCCCGCACGGCCGCGGCCCGGCCCTGCTCATCGACGTGGGCGCGGGCACGGGGATCTCGGCCCGCGCCCTGCGCGCCGCCTTCGGCTCCGAGCCCGAGATCGTCGGTGTGGAGCCTGGTGAGGGGATGCGCGCGGCCGCCGAGTCCGAGCACGGCCCCGGCGGCCCCCGCGAGGCGATGGACATCCGGTTCCGCGCGGGCACCGCGGAGGAGCTGCCCGCCGCCACCGGGACCGCCGCCCTGGTCATGGCGGCACAGGCCGCGCACTGGTTCGACCGCCCGGTGTTCTACGCCGAAGCGGTACGGACGCTGCACCCCGGCGGAGCACTGGCGCTGATGGCCAACGACAGGGACTGGGAGCGCAGCGCACTCGTCGACGACTACGAGTCGTTCATCGAGCGCCACGGCGACGGGTACTCGCGCCGCTACCGGGACATCGACTTCACCGCCGAACTCGACCGGGTCGACGGGCTCGGCGACGCCGTCGACACCACGACGCCCTGGGTGCGCGAGCTCGACGCGGAGGCCTTCATCGGCATGGCGCTGTCCACCACCATGGTGCGCCCCATCGTGCGGCGGATGGGCCGGGAGCGGATCACGGCCGAGCTGCGCGCCCTGCTGGAGGCCCACGGCGCCGCCGAACGGGTCGAGCTCCCCTACGTCACCCGCCTGCATCTGCGCCGACGGCACCCGTGA
- the hutH gene encoding histidine ammonia-lyase: MSTTHEIPVGREPLSPQDVVAVARGGARVRITDDARKALTEGRERVRALAEGEVPAYGVSTGFGALATRHIAPDLRAKLQRSLIRSHAAGTGGEVEREVVRALMLLRLRTLTSGNTGVQVETAETLAGMLNSGIAPVVREYGSLGCSGDLAPLSHIALALMGEGEVRTADGTLTPASTALHAAGLSPVELGAKEGLALINGTDGMLGMLLLACHDLDRLVRVSDIGAAMSVEALLGTDRVFAADLQELRPHPGQAASARNMRNLLADSPIVASHRGPDCTRVQDAYSLRCAPQVTGAVRDTLDHARNVALRELAAVIDNPVVLDDGRVESNGNFHGAPVGYALDFLAIAVADLASIAERRTDRMLDVARSHGLPAFLADDPGVDSGHMIAQYTQAAIVSELKRLAAPASVDSIPSSAMQEDHVSMGWSAARKLRRAVDGLTRVLAVELLTAARALDLRAPLLPAPATGAVLRTLREQVPGPGPDRYLAPEIDAVADLITDGSVIGAAESVTPLA, translated from the coding sequence ATGTCCACCACCCATGAGATTCCGGTCGGCCGAGAGCCGCTGAGCCCCCAGGACGTCGTCGCCGTCGCCCGAGGCGGCGCGCGGGTCCGTATCACCGACGACGCGCGCAAGGCCCTGACCGAGGGGCGCGAGCGGGTGCGGGCGCTGGCCGAGGGCGAGGTCCCCGCCTACGGCGTGAGCACCGGGTTCGGCGCGCTCGCCACCCGGCACATCGCACCCGACCTGCGCGCCAAGCTGCAGCGCTCGCTGATCCGCTCGCACGCCGCCGGCACCGGGGGCGAGGTCGAGCGCGAGGTGGTCCGCGCGCTGATGCTGCTGCGGCTGCGGACCCTGACCTCCGGCAACACCGGCGTCCAGGTCGAGACCGCCGAGACCCTGGCCGGGATGCTCAACTCCGGCATCGCCCCCGTCGTGCGCGAGTACGGCAGCCTCGGCTGCTCCGGCGACCTCGCCCCGCTGTCCCACATCGCGCTCGCGCTCATGGGGGAGGGCGAGGTGCGCACCGCCGACGGCACTCTCACCCCCGCCTCCACCGCACTGCACGCCGCCGGGCTGAGCCCGGTCGAGCTCGGCGCCAAGGAGGGGCTCGCCCTCATCAACGGCACCGACGGCATGCTCGGCATGCTCCTGCTGGCCTGCCACGACCTCGACCGGCTGGTGCGCGTCTCCGACATCGGCGCCGCCATGAGCGTCGAGGCGCTGCTCGGTACCGACCGCGTCTTCGCCGCCGACCTGCAGGAGCTGCGCCCGCACCCCGGCCAGGCCGCCTCGGCGCGCAACATGCGCAACCTGCTGGCCGACTCGCCCATCGTCGCCTCGCACCGCGGTCCCGACTGCACCCGCGTCCAGGACGCCTACTCGCTGCGCTGCGCCCCGCAGGTCACCGGCGCCGTCCGCGACACCCTCGACCACGCCCGCAACGTGGCGCTGCGCGAACTCGCCGCGGTCATCGACAACCCCGTCGTCCTGGACGACGGCCGGGTCGAGTCCAACGGCAACTTCCACGGCGCCCCCGTCGGCTACGCGCTGGACTTCCTGGCCATCGCCGTCGCCGACCTCGCCTCCATCGCCGAGCGCCGCACCGACCGCATGCTCGACGTCGCCCGGTCCCACGGCCTGCCGGCCTTCCTCGCCGACGACCCCGGCGTGGACTCCGGGCACATGATCGCCCAGTACACCCAGGCCGCGATCGTCTCGGAGCTCAAGCGCCTGGCCGCACCCGCCAGTGTCGACTCCATCCCCAGCTCGGCCATGCAGGAGGACCACGTCTCCATGGGCTGGTCGGCCGCGCGCAAGCTCCGCCGTGCCGTGGACGGCCTGACCCGGGTCCTGGCCGTGGAACTGCTCACCGCGGCCCGCGCGCTGGACCTGCGCGCCCCCCTGCTGCCCGCGCCGGCCACCGGCGCCGTCCTTCGCACCCTGCGCGAACAGGTCCCGGGCCCCGGCCCCGACCGCTACCTGGCGCCCGAGATCGACGCGGTCGCCGACCTCATCACCGACGGCTCCGTGATCGGCGCCGCCGAATCCGTCACCCCGCTCGCCTGA
- the tpiA gene encoding triose-phosphate isomerase, producing MANAKRKPLIAGNWKLNNNHLESIALVQKLAFALTDADFDAADVVVLPPFTNLRTVQTLVDGDKLRIGYGAQDISEHDKGAYTGEVSGAMLAKLGCAYALAGHSERRQYHHEDDAIVNAKVKAAFANDITPILCLGEGLEVRKAGEHVAHTLAQLDGALKDVTAEQAARLVIAYEPVWAIGTGEVATPEDAQEVCAALRTRVGELYTPEISRETRVLYGGSVKADNIAGIMAKSDVDGALVGGASLKAEEFAKLARLGKEK from the coding sequence ATGGCCAACGCCAAGCGCAAACCGCTGATCGCGGGCAACTGGAAGCTGAACAACAACCACCTTGAGTCGATCGCGCTCGTGCAGAAGCTGGCGTTCGCCCTGACCGACGCCGACTTCGACGCCGCCGATGTCGTGGTCCTGCCCCCGTTCACCAACCTGCGGACCGTGCAGACCCTGGTCGACGGCGACAAGCTCCGGATCGGCTACGGCGCCCAGGACATCTCCGAGCACGACAAGGGTGCCTACACCGGTGAGGTGTCCGGCGCGATGCTGGCCAAGCTCGGTTGTGCCTACGCACTGGCCGGGCACTCCGAGCGGCGCCAGTACCACCACGAGGACGACGCGATCGTCAACGCGAAGGTCAAGGCGGCGTTCGCCAACGACATCACACCGATCCTCTGCCTGGGCGAGGGCCTGGAGGTCCGCAAGGCGGGCGAGCACGTCGCCCACACGCTGGCCCAGCTCGACGGCGCGCTCAAGGACGTCACGGCCGAGCAGGCGGCCCGGCTGGTCATCGCCTACGAGCCGGTCTGGGCCATCGGAACGGGCGAGGTCGCCACGCCGGAGGACGCCCAGGAGGTCTGCGCGGCCCTGCGCACCCGCGTCGGCGAGCTCTACACCCCGGAGATCTCCCGCGAGACGCGCGTCCTCTACGGCGGTTCGGTCAAGGCGGACAACATCGCCGGGATCATGGCCAAGAGCGACGTCGACGGCGCGCTCGTCGGCGGTGCCAGCCTCAAGGCCGAGGAGTTCGCGAAACTGGCCCGCCTCGGCAAGGAGAAGTGA
- a CDS encoding RNA polymerase-binding protein RbpA has protein sequence MGSGSAIRGSRVGAGPMGEAERGESAPRIRVPFYCANNHEVVPSFAHEAQVPEEWDCPRCGFPAGKDPHNPPAPPRTEPYKTHLAYVKERRSDEEGQAILDEALAKLRADRAEVEAYMRANAN, from the coding sequence GTGGGTAGTGGCAGCGCCATCCGTGGCAGCCGCGTCGGCGCCGGTCCCATGGGCGAGGCCGAGCGCGGCGAGTCCGCGCCGCGTATCCGGGTCCCGTTCTACTGCGCCAACAATCATGAGGTCGTGCCGAGCTTCGCGCACGAGGCCCAGGTTCCCGAGGAGTGGGACTGCCCCCGGTGCGGCTTCCCCGCGGGCAAGGACCCGCACAACCCCCCGGCTCCGCCGCGTACCGAGCCGTACAAGACGCACCTGGCCTACGTGAAGGAGCGGCGTAGCGACGAGGAGGGCCAGGCCATCCTCGACGAGGCGCTGGCCAAGCTTCGCGCCGATCGTGCCGAGGTCGAGGCCTACATGCGGGCCAACGCCAACTAG
- the secG gene encoding preprotein translocase subunit SecG — translation MILGLSIVVMLCSVLLILLVLLHKGKGGGLSDLFGGGVTSSLGGSSVVERNLDRLTIATGLVWIVCVVALGLLINRGV, via the coding sequence GTGATCCTCGGTCTGTCCATTGTCGTGATGCTCTGCAGCGTGCTGCTGATCCTGCTGGTGCTCCTCCACAAGGGCAAGGGCGGTGGCCTCTCCGACCTGTTCGGCGGCGGTGTGACGTCTTCGCTGGGCGGATCGTCGGTGGTGGAGCGCAACCTCGACCGGCTGACGATCGCCACTGGTCTCGTGTGGATCGTGTGCGTGGTCGCGCTCGGTCTGCTCATCAACCGGGGCGTGTAG
- a CDS encoding IclR family transcriptional regulator — MTHVPAATRALRLLRFLATRPGPVSATSIAAELRLPRSSVYQLLEAMAEEGFVTHLPEEHRWGLGLAAFEIGSAYLRHDPLERLARPLLARLSEETGATAHLGVLHGADTLYLLKETPPHAPTLITGVGVRLPAHLTASGRALLAHLPRAQVRALYPGADSFVDRTGSGPASPSELRELLGSERRQGYATEEGQVTEGFSSVAAASFDHNGVPVAAISLTVPSARPVTPAALAGRARDAAGELTRRLGGRPPESA, encoded by the coding sequence ATGACCCACGTTCCGGCGGCCACCCGGGCACTCCGGTTGCTCAGGTTTCTCGCGACGCGTCCCGGCCCGGTGTCGGCGACGTCCATCGCGGCGGAGCTGCGGCTCCCGCGGTCAAGCGTGTACCAGCTGCTGGAAGCCATGGCCGAAGAAGGGTTCGTCACCCACCTGCCCGAGGAGCACCGCTGGGGGCTGGGCCTGGCCGCCTTCGAGATCGGATCGGCCTACCTGCGCCACGACCCGCTGGAACGCCTGGCCCGTCCGCTGCTGGCGCGGCTCAGCGAGGAGACCGGCGCCACCGCGCACCTCGGCGTGCTGCACGGCGCCGACACGCTCTACCTGCTCAAGGAGACGCCCCCGCACGCGCCGACGCTGATCACCGGCGTGGGTGTGCGCCTGCCCGCCCACCTCACCGCCTCCGGCCGCGCCCTCCTCGCGCATCTGCCCCGCGCCCAGGTGCGGGCGCTCTACCCCGGGGCCGACAGCTTCGTCGACCGAACCGGCTCCGGCCCGGCCTCCCCCTCGGAGCTGCGCGAACTGCTCGGCAGCGAGCGCCGCCAAGGGTACGCGACCGAAGAGGGCCAGGTGACCGAGGGATTCTCGTCGGTGGCGGCGGCCTCGTTCGACCACAACGGCGTCCCCGTCGCCGCGATCAGCCTCACCGTCCCCAGCGCGCGCCCGGTCACCCCGGCCGCGCTGGCCGGCCGCGCCCGCGACGCCGCCGGCGAACTCACCCGTCGTCTGGGCGGCAGGCCGCCCGAGTCGGCCTGA
- a CDS encoding allantoate amidohydrolase, with product MSEGFDRLWAELQPLGRNRTTGGYRRFSWGEADADVRAWFTDAAAARGLTVETDRNGNLWAWWGDPGPDAVVTGSHLDSVPDGGAFDGPLGVVSALAAVDELKRRGVRPDRPFAVTVFVEEEGARFGVPCLGSRLLTGAITAERALGLTDADGVTWERAMEQAGHDPARIGADPDLLGRIGVFIELHVEQGTALIHTDSAVGVAGSVWPHGRWRMDFTGQGDHAGTTRLADRKDPMLPFAQTVLAARAAAKAHDAVATIGKVHVAPNGTNAIPSRVRTWLDARAPDEATLRAVVDHVDAAARSAAAAHDVFHARYEESYTPVVDLDAALRDRVASVIGTADRPVPVLPTGAGHDAGVLASSVPTAMVFVRNPTGISHAPQEFARPDDCHQGVTALADVLADLLAEGRRGAETPGAAGRG from the coding sequence ATGAGCGAGGGCTTCGATCGACTCTGGGCGGAACTGCAGCCCCTGGGCCGCAACCGGACCACCGGCGGCTACCGGCGCTTCTCCTGGGGGGAGGCCGACGCCGATGTGCGCGCGTGGTTCACCGACGCGGCGGCCGCCCGCGGGCTGACCGTCGAGACCGACCGGAACGGCAACCTGTGGGCGTGGTGGGGCGACCCCGGCCCCGACGCCGTGGTCACCGGCTCCCACCTGGACTCCGTCCCGGATGGCGGCGCCTTCGACGGGCCGCTCGGCGTGGTCAGCGCGCTGGCCGCGGTCGACGAGCTCAAACGGCGCGGGGTGCGTCCGGACCGCCCGTTCGCCGTGACCGTCTTCGTGGAGGAGGAGGGCGCCCGCTTCGGCGTGCCGTGCCTGGGCAGCCGGCTGCTCACCGGCGCCATCACCGCCGAGCGGGCGCTGGGCCTGACCGACGCCGACGGCGTCACCTGGGAACGCGCCATGGAGCAGGCCGGACACGACCCCGCCCGTATCGGCGCCGACCCCGACCTGCTGGGCCGCATCGGCGTCTTCATCGAGCTCCACGTCGAACAGGGCACCGCGCTCATCCACACCGACTCCGCCGTCGGGGTCGCCGGCTCCGTGTGGCCGCACGGCCGGTGGCGGATGGACTTCACCGGCCAGGGCGACCACGCCGGCACCACCCGCCTGGCCGACCGCAAGGACCCGATGCTGCCCTTCGCCCAGACCGTGCTGGCCGCGCGCGCCGCGGCCAAGGCGCACGACGCGGTCGCCACCATCGGCAAGGTGCACGTGGCGCCCAACGGCACCAACGCGATCCCCAGCCGGGTGCGGACGTGGCTCGACGCCCGAGCCCCCGACGAGGCGACCCTGCGCGCGGTGGTCGACCACGTCGACGCCGCCGCCCGCAGCGCCGCGGCCGCGCACGATGTCTTCCACGCCCGCTACGAGGAGTCCTACACCCCCGTCGTCGACCTGGACGCCGCTCTGCGCGACCGCGTCGCCTCCGTGATCGGCACCGCCGACCGCCCGGTCCCCGTGCTGCCGACGGGAGCCGGGCACGACGCCGGCGTCCTCGCCTCCTCGGTTCCGACCGCGATGGTGTTCGTCCGCAACCCCACCGGCATCTCGCACGCACCCCAGGAGTTCGCCCGCCCCGACGACTGCCACCAGGGTGTCACCGCCCTCGCCGACGTCCTCGCCGACCTCTTGGCGGAAGGGCGACGGGGGGCGGAGACGCCCGGCGCCGCGGGGCGGGGCTGA